A region of Rhodanobacteraceae bacterium DNA encodes the following proteins:
- a CDS encoding Adenosine (5')-pentaphospho-(5'')-adenosine pyrophosphohydrolase, which produces MIDVDGYRLNVGIVLLNAHGQVFWARRVQRDGWQFPQGGMNTDETPDEAMYRELEEETGLRADQVEVLGSTHGWLRYRLPARYVRRGRRPTCIGQKQVWFLLRMLGEDSAFRLDSHATPEFDVWRWVDFWYPAEHVVDFKREVYRRALRYFAPLVEAACSIEINAPPASDDDSAAA; this is translated from the coding sequence ATGATCGACGTGGACGGCTACCGGCTGAACGTGGGCATCGTGTTGCTGAACGCGCACGGCCAGGTGTTCTGGGCGCGGCGCGTGCAACGCGACGGCTGGCAGTTCCCGCAGGGCGGCATGAACACCGACGAAACGCCCGACGAAGCCATGTACCGCGAACTGGAAGAGGAGACCGGCCTGCGCGCCGACCAGGTCGAGGTACTGGGCTCGACCCACGGCTGGCTGCGCTACCGCCTGCCGGCCCGCTACGTCCGCCGCGGGCGGCGGCCCACCTGCATCGGCCAGAAGCAGGTATGGTTCCTGCTCCGGATGCTGGGCGAGGATTCGGCGTTCCGGCTGGATTCCCACGCGACCCCCGAATTCGACGTGTGGCGCTGGGTGGATTTCTGGTACCCGGCCGAGCACGTGGTCGACTTCAAGCGCGAGGTCTACCGTCGCGCGCTGCGCTATTTCGCGCCGCTGGTCGAAGCCGCCTGCTCCATCGAAATCAACGCCCCGCCCGCGTCCGACGACGACAGCGCGGCGGCTTGA